One genomic segment of Panicum virgatum strain AP13 chromosome 2N, P.virgatum_v5, whole genome shotgun sequence includes these proteins:
- the LOC120660258 gene encoding bifunctional aspartokinase/homoserine dehydrogenase 2, chloroplastic isoform X1 — MRGLAVASPLPPAAAAARRWPRASFSGRETSTQCWKYDLSQDRSLGGSLRIGQSQGSLLRHHSTNLLRPAAAAISVEQDDINTYLPKGDMWSVHKFGGTCMGTPQRIQSVADIVLGDSSERKLVIVSAMSKVTDMMYNLVHKAQSRDDSYMIALEEVFEKHMAAAKDLLDGEDLASFLSQLHSDVSSLRAMLSAIYIAGHATESFSDFVVGHGELWSAQMLSYAIKKSGAPCSWMDTREVLVVKPSGPNQVDPDYLESENRLQKWFSRQPAEIIVATGFIASTAENIPTTLKRDGSDFSAAIIGSLVRARQVTIWTDVDGVFSADPRKVSEAVILSTLSYQEAWEMSYFGANVLHPRTIIPVMKDNIPIVIRNMFNISAPGTMICRQPANDNGDLDACVKSFATIDNLALVNVEGTGMAGVPGTSSAIFSVVKDVGANVIMISQASSEHSICFAVPEKEVAAVSAALHVRFREALAVGRLSKVEVINGCSILAAVGLRMASTPGVSAILFDALAKANINVRAIAQGCSEYNITVVLKQEDCVRALRAAHSRFFLSKTTLAVGIIGPGLIGGTLLNQLKDQAAVLKENMNIDLRVIGITGSSTMLLSDTGIDLTQWKELLRKEAEPADLANFVRHMSDNHVFPNKVLVDCTADTSVASHYYDWLKKGIHVITPNKKANSGPLDQYLKLRTLQRASYTHYFYEATVGAGLPIISTLRGLLETGDKILHIEGIFSGTLSYIFNNFEGTRTFSDVVAEAKEAGYTEPDPRDDLSGTDVARKVIILARESGLTLELSDIPVKSLVPEALAVRSCSSADEFMQKLPSFDEDWAKQRSEAEAAGEVLRYVGVVDAVNQKGQVELRRYKRDHPFAQLSGSDNIIAFTTSRYKEQPLIVRGPGAGAEVTAGGVFCDILRLASSLGAPS, encoded by the exons aTGCGGGGCCTCGCCGTCGCAAGCCCGctcccccccgccgccgcggccgcgcgccgctggcCCCGCGCATCCTTCTCCGGCAG GGAAACCAGCACACAATGTTGGAAGTATGACTTAAGTCAAGACCGATCTTTGGGAGGCTCCCTAAG GATAGGTCAGTCTCAAGGAAGTTTGCTCAGGCATCATTCGACAAATTTGCTCAGACCAGCTGCTG caGCTATTTCAGTCGAACAAGATGACATTAATACATATCTTCCAAAAGGTGATATGTGGTCTGTCCACAAGTTTGGCGGAACCTGTATGGGAACGCCCCAAAGAATTCAGAGTGTCGCAGATATTGTGCTCGGTGATTCTTCTGAGAGAAAGCTGGTCATAGTTTCTGCAATGTCTAAAGTAACTGACATGATGTACAACCTTGTACATAAGGCTCAGTCAAGGGATGATTCATATATGATAGCACTGGAAGAAGTATTTGAGAAGCATATGGCTGCAGCAAAGGATCTTCTTGATGGGGAAGATCTTGCAAGCTTTTTGTCTCAGTTGCACTCAGATGTCAGCAGCTTGCGAGCAATGCTCAGTGCTATTTATATAG CTGGTCATGCCACAGAATCTTTCTCTGACTTTGTTGTTGGGCATGGAGAGTTGTGGTCCGCGCAGATGTTATCATATGCCATAAAGAAG TCTGGAGCACCATGCAGTTGGATGGATACAAGAGAAGTTCTAGTTGTGAAACCTAGTGGTCCTAATCAAGTAGACCCTGATTACTTAGAATCTGAGAATCGGCTTCAGAAATGGTTTTCTCGACAACCAGCTGAGATAATAGTTGCAACAGGGTTCATTGCGAGTACAGCAGAAAACATACCTACGACACTAAAAAGAGATGGAAGTGATTTCTCAGCAGCCATAATTGGTTCTCTTGTAAGGGCACGCCAGGTCACTATCTGGACTGATGTTGATGGGGTATTTAGTGCGGATCCTAGAAAAG TTAGTGAGGCTGTGATCTTAAGCACGTTATCCTACCAGGAGGCCTGGGAAATG TCATATTTTGGTGCAAATGTGTTGCATCCCCGCACCATTATACCTGTGATGAAAGACAACATCCCCATTGTTATTAGGAACATGTTCAATATCTCTGCCCCTGGAACTATGATTTGCAGGCAGCCTGCCAATGATAATGGTGATTTAGATGCTTGTGTCAAATCATTTGCTACTATTGATAACTTGGCACTTGTCAATGTTGAAGG AACTGGAATGGCTGGTGTTCCAGGTACGTCAAGTGCCATATTTAGTGTTGTAAAAGATGTTGGAGCTAATGTTATCATGATATCTCAG GCTAGCAGTGAACATTCCATATGCTTTGCTGTTCCAGAAAAGGAAGTTGCTGCAGTCTCTGCTGCCTTGCATGTTAGGTTCCGCGAGGCATTAGCAGTAGGGAGGTTATCTAAG GTTGAAGTTATTAATGGTTGCAGCATTCTTGCTGCTGTTGGCTTGAGGATGGCCAGCACTCCTGGAGTGAGTGCAATCCTTTTTGATGCGTTAGCAAAG GCAAACATTAATGTTCGAGCAATAGCTCAAGGGTGCAGTGAATACAATATTACTGTTGTATTGAAGCAAGAAGATTGTGTAAGGGCTCTGAGAGCTGCTCACTCAAGGTTCTTCCTCTCCAAAACCACTCTTGCTGTTGGAATCATTGGACCTGGTTTAATTGGTGGGACACTCCTTAACCAGCTGAAGGATCAG GCTGCTGTTCTCAAGGAAAATATGAACATTGATCTGCGTGTCATTGGAATAACAGGCTCAAGTACAATGCTTTTGAGTGACAC GGGAATAGATTTGACCCAGTGGAAAGAGCTTCTACGAAAGGAAGCAGAACCAGCTGATCTTGCTAATTTTGTTCGCCATATGTCTGATAATCATGTGTTTCCGAACAAGGTTTTGGTGGACTGCACAGCAGATACAAGTGTAGCATCCCACTATTACGATTGGTTAAAGAAGGGTATTCATGTCATCACGCCGAATAAGAAAGCAAATTCTGGGCCACTTGATCAG TACCTGAAATTACGGACACTGCAGCGTGCCTCGTACACTCATTACTTTTATGAAGCAACTGTTGGTGCTGGCCTGCCAATCATTAGCACCCTGCGAGGTCTTCTGGAGACGGGCGACAAGATACTGCATATTGAGGGCATTTTTAG TGGAACATTGAGTTATATATTTAACAATTTTGAAGGAACAAGGACCTTTAGCGATGTTGTTGCTGAAGCCAAAGAAGCTGGATACACTGAACCTGATCCAAGGGATGATCTATCTGGAACTGATGTTGCCCGAAAG GTCATCATCTTGGCAAGGGAATCTGGTTTGACGCTTGAACTTTCTGATATTCCTGTGAAGAGCCTTGTGCCAGAAGCACTTGCGGTAAGA TCATGCTCATCGGCAGATGAATTCATGCAAAAGCTACCATCCTTTGATGAGGACTGGGCCAAACAACGTAGCGAGGCAGAGGCTGCAGGCGAA GTCTTACGGTACGTCGGAGTTGTGGATGCGGTGAACCAGAAGGGACAGGTGGAGCTGCGCAGGTACAAGAGGGACCACCCGTTCGCCCAGCTCTCTGGCTCCGACAACATCATCGCCTTCACCACGTCAAGGTACAAGGAGCAGCCGCTGATCGTGCGGGGGCCAGGTGCGGGCGCGGAGGTGACGGCCGGAGGCGTCTTCTGCGACATCCTGCGGCTGGCATCTTCCCTCGGCGCCCCCTCATAG
- the LOC120660258 gene encoding bifunctional aspartokinase/homoserine dehydrogenase 2, chloroplastic isoform X2 — MRGLAVASPLPPAAAAARRWPRASFSGRETSTQCWKYDLSQDRSLGGSLRIGQSQGSLLRHHSTNLLRPAAAAISVEQDDINTYLPKGDMWSVHKFGGTCMGTPQRIQSVADIVLGDSSERKLVIVSAMSKVTDMMYNLVHKAQSRDDSYMIALEEVFEKHMAAAKDLLDGEDLASFLSQLHSDVSSLRAMLSAIYIAGHATESFSDFVVGHGELWSAQMLSYAIKKSGAPCSWMDTREVLVVKPSGPNQVDPDYLESENRLQKWFSRQPAEIIVATGFIASTAENIPTTLKRDGSDFSAAIIGSLVRARQVTIWTDVDGVFSADPRKVSEAVILSTLSYQEAWEMSYFGANVLHPRTIIPVMKDNIPIVIRNMFNISAPGTMICRQPANDNGDLDACVKSFATIDNLALVNVEGTGMAGVPGTSSAIFSVVKDVGANVIMISQASSEHSICFAVPEKEVAAVSAALHVRFREALAVGRLSKVEVINGCSILAAVGLRMASTPGVSAILFDALAKANINVRAIAQGCSEYNITVVLKQEDCVRALRAAHSRFFLSKTTLAVGIIGPGLIGGTLLNQLKDQAAVLKENMNIDLRVIGITGSSTMLLSDTGIDLTQWKELLRKEAEPADLANFVRHMSDNHVFPNKVLVDCTADTSVASHYYDWLKKGIHVITPNKKANSGPLDQYLKLRTLQRASYTHYFYEATVGAGLPIISTLRGLLETGDKILHIEGIFSGTLSYIFNNFEGTRTFSDVVAEAKEAGYTEPDPRDDLSGTDVARKVIILARESGLTLELSDIPVKSLVPEALASCSSADEFMQKLPSFDEDWAKQRSEAEAAGEVLRYVGVVDAVNQKGQVELRRYKRDHPFAQLSGSDNIIAFTTSRYKEQPLIVRGPGAGAEVTAGGVFCDILRLASSLGAPS, encoded by the exons aTGCGGGGCCTCGCCGTCGCAAGCCCGctcccccccgccgccgcggccgcgcgccgctggcCCCGCGCATCCTTCTCCGGCAG GGAAACCAGCACACAATGTTGGAAGTATGACTTAAGTCAAGACCGATCTTTGGGAGGCTCCCTAAG GATAGGTCAGTCTCAAGGAAGTTTGCTCAGGCATCATTCGACAAATTTGCTCAGACCAGCTGCTG caGCTATTTCAGTCGAACAAGATGACATTAATACATATCTTCCAAAAGGTGATATGTGGTCTGTCCACAAGTTTGGCGGAACCTGTATGGGAACGCCCCAAAGAATTCAGAGTGTCGCAGATATTGTGCTCGGTGATTCTTCTGAGAGAAAGCTGGTCATAGTTTCTGCAATGTCTAAAGTAACTGACATGATGTACAACCTTGTACATAAGGCTCAGTCAAGGGATGATTCATATATGATAGCACTGGAAGAAGTATTTGAGAAGCATATGGCTGCAGCAAAGGATCTTCTTGATGGGGAAGATCTTGCAAGCTTTTTGTCTCAGTTGCACTCAGATGTCAGCAGCTTGCGAGCAATGCTCAGTGCTATTTATATAG CTGGTCATGCCACAGAATCTTTCTCTGACTTTGTTGTTGGGCATGGAGAGTTGTGGTCCGCGCAGATGTTATCATATGCCATAAAGAAG TCTGGAGCACCATGCAGTTGGATGGATACAAGAGAAGTTCTAGTTGTGAAACCTAGTGGTCCTAATCAAGTAGACCCTGATTACTTAGAATCTGAGAATCGGCTTCAGAAATGGTTTTCTCGACAACCAGCTGAGATAATAGTTGCAACAGGGTTCATTGCGAGTACAGCAGAAAACATACCTACGACACTAAAAAGAGATGGAAGTGATTTCTCAGCAGCCATAATTGGTTCTCTTGTAAGGGCACGCCAGGTCACTATCTGGACTGATGTTGATGGGGTATTTAGTGCGGATCCTAGAAAAG TTAGTGAGGCTGTGATCTTAAGCACGTTATCCTACCAGGAGGCCTGGGAAATG TCATATTTTGGTGCAAATGTGTTGCATCCCCGCACCATTATACCTGTGATGAAAGACAACATCCCCATTGTTATTAGGAACATGTTCAATATCTCTGCCCCTGGAACTATGATTTGCAGGCAGCCTGCCAATGATAATGGTGATTTAGATGCTTGTGTCAAATCATTTGCTACTATTGATAACTTGGCACTTGTCAATGTTGAAGG AACTGGAATGGCTGGTGTTCCAGGTACGTCAAGTGCCATATTTAGTGTTGTAAAAGATGTTGGAGCTAATGTTATCATGATATCTCAG GCTAGCAGTGAACATTCCATATGCTTTGCTGTTCCAGAAAAGGAAGTTGCTGCAGTCTCTGCTGCCTTGCATGTTAGGTTCCGCGAGGCATTAGCAGTAGGGAGGTTATCTAAG GTTGAAGTTATTAATGGTTGCAGCATTCTTGCTGCTGTTGGCTTGAGGATGGCCAGCACTCCTGGAGTGAGTGCAATCCTTTTTGATGCGTTAGCAAAG GCAAACATTAATGTTCGAGCAATAGCTCAAGGGTGCAGTGAATACAATATTACTGTTGTATTGAAGCAAGAAGATTGTGTAAGGGCTCTGAGAGCTGCTCACTCAAGGTTCTTCCTCTCCAAAACCACTCTTGCTGTTGGAATCATTGGACCTGGTTTAATTGGTGGGACACTCCTTAACCAGCTGAAGGATCAG GCTGCTGTTCTCAAGGAAAATATGAACATTGATCTGCGTGTCATTGGAATAACAGGCTCAAGTACAATGCTTTTGAGTGACAC GGGAATAGATTTGACCCAGTGGAAAGAGCTTCTACGAAAGGAAGCAGAACCAGCTGATCTTGCTAATTTTGTTCGCCATATGTCTGATAATCATGTGTTTCCGAACAAGGTTTTGGTGGACTGCACAGCAGATACAAGTGTAGCATCCCACTATTACGATTGGTTAAAGAAGGGTATTCATGTCATCACGCCGAATAAGAAAGCAAATTCTGGGCCACTTGATCAG TACCTGAAATTACGGACACTGCAGCGTGCCTCGTACACTCATTACTTTTATGAAGCAACTGTTGGTGCTGGCCTGCCAATCATTAGCACCCTGCGAGGTCTTCTGGAGACGGGCGACAAGATACTGCATATTGAGGGCATTTTTAG TGGAACATTGAGTTATATATTTAACAATTTTGAAGGAACAAGGACCTTTAGCGATGTTGTTGCTGAAGCCAAAGAAGCTGGATACACTGAACCTGATCCAAGGGATGATCTATCTGGAACTGATGTTGCCCGAAAG GTCATCATCTTGGCAAGGGAATCTGGTTTGACGCTTGAACTTTCTGATATTCCTGTGAAGAGCCTTGTGCCAGAAGCACTTGCG TCATGCTCATCGGCAGATGAATTCATGCAAAAGCTACCATCCTTTGATGAGGACTGGGCCAAACAACGTAGCGAGGCAGAGGCTGCAGGCGAA GTCTTACGGTACGTCGGAGTTGTGGATGCGGTGAACCAGAAGGGACAGGTGGAGCTGCGCAGGTACAAGAGGGACCACCCGTTCGCCCAGCTCTCTGGCTCCGACAACATCATCGCCTTCACCACGTCAAGGTACAAGGAGCAGCCGCTGATCGTGCGGGGGCCAGGTGCGGGCGCGGAGGTGACGGCCGGAGGCGTCTTCTGCGACATCCTGCGGCTGGCATCTTCCCTCGGCGCCCCCTCATAG